A stretch of the Pseudomonas sp. ACM7 genome encodes the following:
- a CDS encoding TetR/AcrR family transcriptional regulator, producing the protein MTITSELSAAPDEPIVEPRKSRKNNPEKTRENILQEAIVEFVQQGLSGARVDAIAERIHTSKRMIYYYFGSKEQLYVEVLEKLYGDIRSTENRLHLTELAPVEAIRRLVEFTFDHHDRNVDFVRIVSIENIHNAEFVKRSDAIKAMNNTILDSLGEILRRGAEEGVFRAGLEPLDVHLLISSFCFYRVSNRHTFGEIFQVDLPDESIKQRHREMICESVLRYLQA; encoded by the coding sequence ATGACGATAACTTCAGAACTCTCCGCCGCGCCCGACGAACCGATTGTCGAGCCGCGCAAGAGTCGCAAAAACAACCCGGAAAAGACCCGCGAGAACATCCTTCAAGAAGCCATTGTCGAGTTCGTCCAGCAGGGGCTTTCCGGCGCTCGCGTCGATGCGATCGCCGAGCGCATCCACACCTCCAAACGCATGATCTATTACTACTTCGGCAGTAAGGAACAGCTCTACGTCGAGGTGCTGGAGAAGCTCTACGGCGATATCCGCAGCACCGAAAACCGTCTGCACCTGACCGAACTTGCGCCGGTGGAAGCGATTCGGCGGCTGGTGGAGTTCACTTTCGACCACCATGATCGCAACGTCGACTTTGTGCGTATCGTCAGCATCGAGAACATTCACAACGCTGAATTCGTGAAGCGCTCCGATGCGATCAAGGCGATGAACAACACCATCCTCGATTCACTGGGCGAGATTTTGCGTCGCGGTGCTGAGGAAGGCGTATTCCGCGCGGGGCTCGAGCCGTTGGATGTGCATCTGCTGATCAGCTCGTTCTGTTTCTATCGCGTGTCGAACCGCCATACTTTCGGTGAGATCTTTCAGGTCGACTTGCCGGACGAAAGCATCAAGCAGCGTCATCGTGAGATGATTTGCGAGTCGGTTTTGCGGTATCTGCAGGCTTGA
- a CDS encoding shikimate dehydrogenase: MTQTNAVLAGLIGAGIQASRTPALHEHEGDAQGLRYLYRLIDLDQLKLDSDTLPDLLMAAERMNFTGLNITFPCKQTIIPLLDELSPEARGIGAVNTVVLKDGKRIGHNTDCLGFAEGFRRGLKGVALERVVQMGAGGAGAAVAHALLSEGVRLLNIFDVEISRAQSLADNLNQHFGVGRAVAGHDLPSTLAQADGLVNTTPMGMKKLPGMPVPMELLRGELWVAEIVYFPLETELLRNARALGCRTLDGGNMAVFQAVKAFELFSGVVPDAQRMLEHFQSMNG; the protein is encoded by the coding sequence GTGACTCAGACCAACGCTGTACTGGCCGGACTGATCGGCGCCGGCATCCAGGCTTCTCGCACCCCGGCGCTGCACGAGCATGAAGGCGATGCCCAGGGTTTGCGTTACCTCTATCGCCTGATCGATCTGGACCAGTTGAAACTCGACAGCGACACCCTGCCCGACCTGTTGATGGCCGCCGAGCGGATGAACTTCACAGGCCTGAACATCACCTTTCCGTGCAAGCAGACGATCATCCCGCTGCTCGACGAGTTGTCACCAGAAGCCCGCGGCATTGGGGCGGTGAACACGGTCGTGCTGAAGGACGGTAAACGCATCGGCCACAACACCGATTGCCTGGGCTTCGCCGAAGGTTTCCGTCGTGGCTTGAAGGGCGTTGCCCTTGAGCGCGTCGTGCAAATGGGCGCCGGTGGCGCGGGCGCGGCAGTGGCCCATGCCCTACTGAGTGAAGGCGTACGGCTGCTGAACATTTTCGACGTGGAGATCAGCCGCGCCCAGAGCCTGGCGGACAATCTCAATCAACATTTCGGCGTCGGCCGGGCTGTGGCGGGCCATGACTTGCCGAGCACCCTGGCCCAGGCTGACGGCCTGGTGAACACCACCCCCATGGGCATGAAAAAACTGCCGGGCATGCCCGTACCGATGGAACTGCTGCGAGGTGAGTTATGGGTGGCGGAGATCGTTTACTTCCCGCTGGAAACCGAACTGCTGCGCAACGCCCGCGCGTTGGGTTGCCGAACGCTGGATGGCGGCAACATGGCCGTGTTTCAGGCGGTGAAGGCGTTCGAGTTGTTCAGCGGCGTGGTGCCGGATGCGCAGCGGATGCTTGAGCATTTTCAGAGCATGAATGGTTAA
- the aroQ gene encoding type II 3-dehydroquinate dehydratase, translating to MPPIVLVLNGPNLNLLGTREPATYGHETLADISAMCGRAAEEFGLAVEFRQTNHEGELLDWIHAARGRCAGIVINPAAWTHTSVAIRDALVASELPVIEVHLSNVHAREPFRHHSFVSAIATAVMAGFGSHGYRLALEHFSQRLKG from the coding sequence ATGCCCCCTATCGTTCTGGTGCTCAACGGCCCCAATTTGAACCTGCTCGGCACCCGTGAGCCGGCGACTTACGGCCACGAAACCCTGGCCGACATCTCAGCGATGTGCGGTCGTGCCGCCGAAGAGTTCGGCCTGGCGGTGGAGTTTCGCCAGACCAATCATGAAGGCGAACTACTCGACTGGATTCACGCCGCGCGCGGGCGTTGCGCCGGGATCGTCATCAACCCGGCTGCCTGGACCCACACCTCAGTCGCGATCCGCGATGCGTTAGTCGCCAGCGAACTGCCGGTGATCGAAGTCCACCTGTCCAACGTTCATGCCCGCGAGCCCTTTCGCCACCACTCTTTTGTGTCGGCCATCGCCACGGCGGTGATGGCCGGTTTCGGCAGCCACGGCTATCGCCTGGCGCTGGAACATTTCAGCCAACGTTTGAAGGGGTGA
- a CDS encoding LysR family transcriptional regulator produces MQRQFDDLQLGSIELFCLAAEAGSFTAAALVAGVTPAAVSRSVSRMEERLGVRLFARTTRSVKLTDSGRRYYEECRQALAQLVEAQREVMGQQQQPSGTLRISIPTTYAHHRILPLLPAFRARFPAVKVESHISNRNIDFVGEGYDMAIRVRAIPDSGLIARQLEDAALVMIASPDYLKHAGIPHTLDDLKQHECIQYELPSSGRRIAWLFNDNGVHREILAEGNLSCSDDVLGGVTLAKHGAGLFQTYRFIVENELADGSLVEVLKPYGGRSRPFTLLYPQTRHMPLRLRAFIDFLVEHLPR; encoded by the coding sequence ATGCAGCGACAATTCGACGATCTTCAGCTGGGCAGCATCGAACTGTTTTGTCTGGCCGCCGAAGCCGGCAGTTTTACCGCCGCCGCGCTGGTGGCTGGCGTGACGCCCGCAGCCGTGAGCCGCTCAGTGTCGCGCATGGAAGAACGCCTGGGCGTGCGGTTGTTCGCCCGCACCACCCGCAGCGTCAAACTGACCGACAGTGGTCGACGTTACTACGAGGAATGTCGCCAGGCGCTGGCACAACTGGTCGAGGCCCAGCGTGAGGTCATGGGTCAGCAGCAACAGCCGTCTGGCACCTTGCGCATCAGCATTCCCACCACCTATGCCCATCACCGGATTTTGCCGTTGTTGCCGGCATTTCGGGCTCGCTTTCCGGCGGTGAAGGTCGAGTCGCACATCAGCAATCGCAACATCGATTTCGTCGGCGAAGGCTATGACATGGCGATCCGCGTGCGGGCGATTCCGGATTCCGGCCTGATCGCCCGACAGTTGGAAGACGCCGCGCTGGTGATGATTGCCAGTCCTGACTACCTCAAGCACGCGGGCATTCCACACACGCTGGATGATCTTAAACAGCACGAGTGCATCCAGTACGAATTGCCCAGCAGCGGTCGACGGATTGCCTGGCTGTTCAACGACAATGGCGTGCACCGGGAGATTCTGGCCGAGGGCAATCTCAGTTGTTCCGACGATGTGCTGGGCGGCGTGACCCTGGCCAAACACGGGGCGGGATTGTTTCAGACCTATCGCTTCATCGTCGAAAACGAACTGGCAGATGGTTCGCTGGTGGAAGTGCTCAAGCCGTATGGCGGACGCTCGCGACCGTTCACCCTGCTCTACCCGCAAACCCGCCATATGCCGTTGCGATTGAGGGCGTTCATCGATTTTCTAGTGGAACATCTGCCCCGCTGA
- a CDS encoding 4-oxalocrotonate tautomerase family protein — protein sequence MPFVSVRITRDGVTREQKAQVIAEITDTLQRVLGKPPELTHIVIEEVDTDNWGYAGITTTEYRKNQSG from the coding sequence ATGCCTTTCGTCAGCGTACGTATTACCCGCGATGGTGTGACCCGGGAGCAGAAGGCCCAGGTCATCGCTGAAATCACCGACACCTTGCAGCGAGTCCTCGGTAAGCCTCCGGAGCTGACCCACATTGTGATCGAGGAAGTCGACACGGATAACTGGGGGTATGCGGGCATCACCACCACCGAGTATCGAAAAAACCAGTCGGGTTGA
- a CDS encoding DUF2442 domain-containing protein — MKTITAKMLVDRPVTEAVLDEAIQRGQVRHKGGLRATSVTFVEPCLAVNFIDGSGVLLPVQHYPEFDDFDVEDFADLKVGFSGTALCHEGKDLQVSIAGMVSASKPLMDMAASVIASRNGRQSSAAKAEAARANGRKGGRPRKTDIPL; from the coding sequence ATGAAAACGATAACAGCAAAAATGTTGGTGGATCGGCCCGTAACCGAAGCCGTGCTGGATGAAGCCATCCAGCGTGGCCAAGTGCGTCACAAAGGCGGTCTGCGGGCGACTTCGGTGACCTTTGTGGAACCGTGCCTGGCGGTCAATTTCATTGATGGCAGTGGCGTGCTGTTGCCCGTGCAGCACTATCCGGAGTTCGATGATTTCGACGTCGAGGATTTCGCAGACCTGAAAGTCGGCTTTTCCGGGACAGCCCTTTGCCACGAGGGCAAGGATCTGCAGGTCTCCATCGCCGGGATGGTTTCGGCCAGCAAGCCGCTGATGGATATGGCCGCGTCGGTCATCGCCTCGCGTAATGGTCGCCAAAGCAGCGCCGCCAAAGCAGAGGCTGCGCGGGCGAATGGCCGTAAGGGCGGGCGTCCGCGCAAGACAGATATCCCCCTTTAA
- the trmA gene encoding tRNA (uridine(54)-C5)-methyltransferase TrmA — translation MTFDSKAYAVQLEEKVTRLRDLLAPFGAPEPAVFDSPLQNFRLRAEFRLWREAGERHYAMFSQEDKRTPILIEEFPIASLRINELMPQLKAAWQASAALSHKLFQVEFLTTLAGDAMITLCYHRPLDEHWHAAASKLAADLNVSVIGRSKGKREVIGHDYVVEQMDVGGRTFSYRQPEGAFTQPNGTVNQKMLNWAYDSLCDRSDDLLELYCGNGNFTLPLATRVRKVLATEISKASVNAALSNLSENAVDNVTLVRLSAEELTEALNEVRPFRRLHGIDLKSYEFGSVFVDPPRAGMDPDTCELTRRFDNILYISCNPETLAANIAQLHDTHRISRCAMFDQFPWTHHMESGVLLTRR, via the coding sequence ATGACTTTTGATTCCAAGGCTTACGCCGTTCAGCTCGAAGAGAAGGTCACGCGCCTGCGTGATCTGTTGGCCCCGTTCGGTGCGCCAGAACCTGCGGTGTTCGACTCGCCGCTGCAGAATTTTCGCCTGCGCGCCGAATTCCGCCTGTGGCGCGAAGCCGGTGAGCGTCACTACGCGATGTTTTCCCAGGAAGACAAGCGCACGCCGATCCTGATCGAAGAATTCCCGATCGCCAGCCTGCGCATCAACGAGTTGATGCCGCAACTGAAAGCGGCATGGCAAGCCAGTGCGGCTCTTAGCCACAAGTTGTTCCAGGTGGAGTTCCTGACCACCCTGGCCGGCGATGCGATGATCACGCTGTGCTATCACCGCCCGCTGGACGAGCACTGGCACGCGGCAGCGTCGAAACTGGCAGCTGACCTGAACGTCAGCGTCATCGGCCGCTCCAAGGGCAAACGCGAAGTGATCGGTCACGATTACGTGGTCGAGCAGATGGACGTCGGCGGTCGCACCTTCAGCTATCGCCAGCCGGAAGGCGCGTTCACCCAGCCCAACGGCACCGTGAACCAGAAGATGCTCAACTGGGCTTACGACTCACTCTGCGATCGCTCCGACGATTTGCTGGAGCTGTATTGCGGCAACGGCAACTTCACCTTGCCGCTCGCGACGCGCGTGCGCAAAGTGCTGGCCACCGAAATCAGCAAAGCGTCGGTCAATGCCGCGTTGAGCAATCTCAGCGAAAACGCTGTGGATAACGTCACCCTGGTGCGCTTGTCCGCCGAGGAGCTGACCGAAGCCCTGAACGAAGTTCGTCCGTTCCGTCGCCTGCACGGTATCGACCTGAAGAGCTACGAGTTCGGTAGCGTCTTCGTCGATCCGCCTCGCGCCGGCATGGATCCGGACACCTGCGAGCTGACCCGTCGCTTCGACAACATCCTCTACATCTCCTGCAACCCGGAAACCCTGGCGGCCAACATCGCCCAGTTGCACGACACCCATCGCATCAGCCGATGCGCAATGTTCGACCAGTTCCCGTGGACCCATCACATGGAATCCGGGGTCTTGTTGACCCGCCGGTAA
- a CDS encoding NCS2 family permease: MLERLFQLKAHNTNVRTEILAGVTTFLAMAYILFVNPSILGETGMDKGAVFVATCLAAAIGSTVMGLIANYPIALAPGMGLNAFFTYTVVLHMGHTWQVALGAVFISAVLFFLLSIFRIREWIINSIPLPLRSAIAAGIGLFLALIALHNAGIVVSNPATMVGLGDLKQPAPILATLGFALIVALEALKVRGAVLIGILAVTIVSILMGFTPFGGVMSMPPSLAPTFLQLDIKGALDIGLVSVIFAFLFVDLFDNSGTLIGVAKRAGLMGKDGHMPKMGRALIADSTAAMAGSLLGTSTTTSYIESAAGVSAGGRTGLTAVVVAILFLLALFFSPLAASIPAFATAPALLFVAVLMTSGLAEIDWDDITVAAPVVVTALAMPFTYSIANGIAFGFISWTAIKLLSGRGRELNPALVILSILFVIKLGWFNA, encoded by the coding sequence ATGCTGGAAAGGCTGTTTCAACTCAAGGCACACAACACCAACGTGCGGACCGAGATACTGGCGGGCGTCACGACCTTTTTGGCCATGGCCTACATTCTGTTCGTCAACCCGAGCATCCTCGGCGAGACCGGCATGGACAAGGGCGCGGTGTTCGTCGCCACGTGTCTGGCAGCCGCCATCGGCTCCACGGTGATGGGCCTGATCGCCAACTACCCGATCGCTCTCGCCCCGGGAATGGGCCTGAACGCCTTCTTTACCTACACCGTGGTCCTGCACATGGGCCACACCTGGCAAGTGGCGCTGGGTGCGGTATTCATCTCGGCAGTGCTGTTTTTCCTGCTGTCGATCTTCCGCATCCGCGAATGGATCATCAACAGCATCCCGTTGCCGCTGCGTTCGGCGATTGCCGCCGGTATCGGTCTGTTCCTGGCCCTGATCGCCCTGCATAACGCGGGCATCGTGGTGAGTAACCCGGCAACCATGGTCGGCCTCGGCGATTTGAAACAACCGGCCCCGATCCTTGCGACCCTCGGCTTTGCCCTGATCGTGGCGCTTGAAGCGCTTAAAGTGCGCGGCGCGGTACTGATTGGCATTCTGGCGGTGACCATCGTTTCGATCCTGATGGGTTTCACCCCGTTCGGCGGCGTGATGTCGATGCCGCCGTCCCTGGCCCCGACCTTCCTGCAACTGGACATCAAGGGCGCCCTGGACATCGGGCTGGTCAGCGTGATTTTCGCCTTTCTGTTCGTCGATCTGTTCGACAACTCCGGCACCCTGATCGGCGTCGCCAAGCGCGCGGGCCTGATGGGCAAGGACGGCCACATGCCGAAAATGGGTCGCGCCCTGATCGCCGACAGTACCGCGGCCATGGCCGGTTCGCTGCTGGGCACTTCGACCACTACCAGCTACATCGAATCCGCAGCCGGCGTGAGTGCCGGTGGCCGCACCGGCCTGACCGCCGTTGTCGTGGCGATTCTGTTCCTGTTGGCGCTGTTTTTTTCGCCATTGGCGGCCAGCATTCCAGCCTTTGCTACCGCGCCTGCACTGCTGTTCGTCGCGGTACTGATGACATCCGGCCTGGCCGAAATAGACTGGGACGACATCACCGTCGCCGCACCGGTCGTGGTCACTGCTCTGGCCATGCCGTTCACTTATTCCATCGCCAACGGCATCGCCTTCGGTTTCATCTCCTGGACCGCGATCAAGTTGCTGTCCGGCCGCGGCCGTGAGCTGAACCCGGCACTGGTGATTCTGTCGATTCTGTTCGTGATCAAGTTGGGTTGGTTCAACGCATGA
- a CDS encoding DUF4879 domain-containing protein codes for MYCMNKRLIAVFAMAIALFLGAHTASAASAAPLSQVKVLKVESPRCGFEDIAQGQEQTRCNHSGPNIKVYVLEVGYGRSAHVGLDGFEVNGTRTPICAFDNGNLTECTIGRKTVGYLYVFDLAGKQEGTFTFSNTSINAPGNTLSTQLYIK; via the coding sequence ATGTATTGCATGAATAAACGTCTGATTGCCGTATTTGCAATGGCGATCGCCTTGTTCCTGGGGGCACACACCGCTTCGGCTGCATCGGCGGCGCCGCTGAGTCAGGTGAAGGTACTCAAGGTCGAGTCGCCGCGCTGCGGCTTTGAAGACATTGCGCAGGGGCAAGAGCAAACCCGCTGCAATCACAGCGGACCGAACATCAAGGTCTACGTGCTGGAAGTCGGTTACGGTCGTAGCGCGCATGTTGGGCTGGATGGTTTTGAGGTGAACGGCACCCGGACCCCTATCTGTGCTTTCGATAATGGCAACCTGACTGAGTGCACCATCGGGAGAAAAACCGTCGGCTATTTGTATGTCTTCGATCTGGCAGGCAAGCAGGAAGGCACGTTCACCTTCAGCAACACGTCGATCAACGCGCCCGGCAATACGCTGTCGACGCAGCTTTACATCAAGTAA
- a CDS encoding DJ-1 family glyoxalase III, translated as MTFRALITLAEGIDDLQSVTLIDVLRRAKVEVVVASIEGRRMLTCARGTRVTSDAMLVDVLAQPFDLIVLPGGAVGAQHLAAHQPLQQLIKDQAAAGRLFAGIAEAPALALQAFGVLRQRRMTCLPSASHQLLGCNFVDQPVVVDGNCITAQGSGAALQFALTLVEQLCGKARRAAVAGELVV; from the coding sequence ATGACCTTTAGAGCTCTGATTACCCTCGCCGAGGGCATCGATGACCTGCAATCAGTGACCCTGATCGATGTGCTGCGCCGTGCCAAGGTTGAAGTGGTGGTGGCCAGCATCGAGGGACGGCGCATGCTCACCTGCGCGCGCGGCACCCGAGTGACGTCCGATGCGATGCTGGTAGACGTGCTGGCCCAGCCGTTCGATCTGATCGTCCTGCCCGGCGGTGCCGTAGGGGCGCAACATCTGGCGGCGCATCAACCCCTGCAACAATTGATCAAGGATCAGGCGGCGGCCGGGCGCCTGTTCGCCGGCATCGCCGAGGCCCCGGCGCTGGCGCTGCAAGCCTTTGGCGTACTGCGTCAGCGGCGCATGACCTGCCTGCCATCGGCCAGCCATCAACTGTTGGGGTGCAACTTCGTCGATCAACCGGTGGTGGTCGATGGCAACTGCATCACTGCACAAGGTTCAGGGGCGGCGTTGCAATTCGCCCTGACGCTGGTGGAACAACTCTGCGGCAAAGCCAGGCGAGCGGCGGTGGCGGGGGAGTTGGTGGTTTAG
- a CDS encoding MFS transporter codes for MPSQAPLLLRHHRPFIAFWLARVFTASGFQMLTVAIGWNLYQLTGNVLDLGLVGLVEFAPRVLFMLHTGHVADRYDRRKVAAICQSLQALIALSLAIGSATDNVTREMIFILAFLLGAARSFEMPTTQALLPSIVPSALFPRAVAAAQSAQQSATIVAPALGGLLYAFGSVWVYGPTVILYIIACLLMLNLPARQTPLNKGKATLDSLLAGIRFIRSRPDILGAISLDLFAVLLGGATALLPVFAKDILLTGPWGLGLLRSAPAVGALLMSLYLARFAVERKVGRVMFTAVGVFGVATIAFGLSTSFWFSLAVLVVLGAADMISMVIRASFVQLETPDEMRGRVSAVNGLFIGASNQLGEFESGLTAHWFGTVPAVVMGGIGTLVVTGAWIKLFPTLANRDRMHVPVEEVKA; via the coding sequence ACGTCATCACCGCCCTTTTATCGCGTTCTGGCTGGCTCGGGTGTTTACCGCCAGCGGCTTTCAGATGCTCACGGTGGCCATTGGCTGGAACCTCTACCAACTGACCGGCAATGTGCTCGACCTGGGCCTGGTCGGTCTGGTGGAATTCGCCCCGCGAGTGCTGTTCATGCTGCACACCGGGCATGTCGCGGACCGCTATGACCGGCGCAAGGTCGCGGCAATCTGTCAGTCCCTGCAAGCGTTGATCGCCCTGTCGCTGGCCATCGGTAGCGCGACCGACAATGTCACCCGGGAGATGATCTTCATCCTCGCGTTCCTGCTTGGTGCCGCCCGTTCCTTCGAAATGCCGACCACTCAGGCCTTGTTGCCGAGCATCGTGCCCAGCGCGCTGTTCCCCCGCGCGGTCGCCGCCGCCCAATCCGCACAGCAATCGGCGACTATCGTTGCCCCGGCCCTCGGTGGGTTGCTTTACGCCTTCGGCAGCGTCTGGGTCTATGGCCCGACGGTGATCCTCTACATCATCGCCTGCCTGCTGATGCTCAACCTGCCTGCACGGCAGACACCGCTGAACAAGGGCAAGGCGACGCTGGATTCGTTGCTGGCGGGCATCCGCTTCATTCGCAGTCGTCCGGACATTCTCGGGGCGATTTCTCTGGATCTGTTTGCCGTCCTGCTTGGTGGCGCGACGGCGTTGCTGCCGGTGTTCGCCAAGGACATTCTGCTGACCGGCCCTTGGGGCTTGGGCCTGCTGCGTTCAGCGCCGGCAGTCGGCGCGCTGCTGATGTCGCTGTACCTGGCGAGATTTGCCGTGGAACGCAAGGTCGGACGGGTCATGTTTACCGCAGTGGGTGTATTCGGCGTCGCGACCATTGCGTTCGGCCTGTCGACCTCGTTCTGGTTTTCCCTGGCGGTGTTGGTGGTGTTGGGCGCGGCGGACATGATCAGCATGGTGATCCGCGCTTCTTTCGTGCAACTGGAAACCCCGGACGAAATGCGCGGCCGGGTCAGTGCCGTGAACGGTTTGTTCATCGGCGCTTCGAACCAGTTGGGCGAGTTTGAATCCGGCTTGACCGCCCACTGGTTCGGCACCGTGCCGGCCGTGGTCATGGGCGGTATTGGCACGTTGGTGGTGACCGGGGCGTGGATCAAACTGTTCCCGACCCTGGCTAACCGCGACCGCATGCATGTGCCGGTGGAAGAAGTGAAGGCCTGA